One Rosa chinensis cultivar Old Blush chromosome 5, RchiOBHm-V2, whole genome shotgun sequence genomic region harbors:
- the LOC112201409 gene encoding uncharacterized protein LOC112201409 isoform X1 — MAAKNAKRGIKRFLEPSTGDRVVQEKSEYGHVRSKRLKRMFHPEIAGGSNECRNEMQLKGDDENAAEGMTTKDANRGKKRLLKRPITKRINEGKTECSHVKSKRLKRMFCREINEKDNQCQSETEFRGNAENSVQDQRSRLFGQASYQQNRQENFVCRVNCEIRRLGG, encoded by the exons ATGGCAGCTAAAAATGCCAAGAGAGGGATAAAGAGGTTCTTAGAACCATCTACTGGTGACAGAGTTGTTCAAGAAAAATCTGAATATGGTCATGTCAGATCAAAAAGATTGAAAAGAA TGTTTCATCCAGAAATTGCTGGAGGATCTAATGAATGTCGGAATGAAATGCAATTAAAAGGTGATGATGAAAACGCTGCTGAAG GAATGACAACTAAGGATGCCAATAGAGGAAAGAAAAGGTTGTTAAAACGACCTATTACTAAGAGAATTAATGAAGGAAAAACTGAATGCAGTCATGTTAAATCAAAGAGATTGAAAAGAA TGTTTTGCCGAGAGATTAATGAAAAAGATAATCAATGTCAGAGTGAGACCGAATTCAGAGGTAATGCTGAAAATAGTGTTCAAG ATCAACGTTCGCGACTATTTGGTCAAGCGTCATATCAACAAAACAGACAAG AAAATTTTGTTTGCAGGGTTAACTGTGAAATACGAAGACTCGGGGGATAA
- the LOC112201409 gene encoding uncharacterized protein LOC112201409 isoform X2: MAAKNAKRGIKRFLEPSTGDRVVQEKSEYGHVRSKRLKRMFHPEIAGGSNECRNEMQLKGDDENAAEGMTTKDANRGKKRLLKRPITKRINEGKTECSHVKSKRLKRMFCREINEKDNQCQSETEFRDQRSRLFGQASYQQNRQENFVCRVNCEIRRLGG; this comes from the exons ATGGCAGCTAAAAATGCCAAGAGAGGGATAAAGAGGTTCTTAGAACCATCTACTGGTGACAGAGTTGTTCAAGAAAAATCTGAATATGGTCATGTCAGATCAAAAAGATTGAAAAGAA TGTTTCATCCAGAAATTGCTGGAGGATCTAATGAATGTCGGAATGAAATGCAATTAAAAGGTGATGATGAAAACGCTGCTGAAG GAATGACAACTAAGGATGCCAATAGAGGAAAGAAAAGGTTGTTAAAACGACCTATTACTAAGAGAATTAATGAAGGAAAAACTGAATGCAGTCATGTTAAATCAAAGAGATTGAAAAGAA TGTTTTGCCGAGAGATTAATGAAAAAGATAATCAATGTCAGAGTGAGACCGAATTCAGAG ATCAACGTTCGCGACTATTTGGTCAAGCGTCATATCAACAAAACAGACAAG AAAATTTTGTTTGCAGGGTTAACTGTGAAATACGAAGACTCGGGGGATAA
- the LOC112201406 gene encoding replication protein A 70 kDa DNA-binding subunit B has translation MAPTFIRDIEPFQFIEEMRARVARIWRPKKFDTDIYDGLHYVLIDERGDAIHAIIDESHYPVVTNKMEEGRVYDIFRCHSRENDFPFKVIDHEAHLSFNRMTEFKQVQDSSSPIPQYAFNLLEFSELDDKKEDQIVLIDVYGCVKSIMPESQVFVRNKEKMESKCEITLENLRREDVKITLWGDNARQFDVQAVQNRSPPILAVFTSLRITEFQQRITLSGTNHTCMIVDPQIPQRQEYRNEFSKPGDKVKILAIPFKQATQEELKDRPKKTVSELNMLNPRLYNNKPVCCRAKIARFSTHNSWWYNGCPFCRKQLQQKQNSNEMSCIKHKTQQPLP, from the exons ATGGCTCCCACCTTTATCCGTGATATAGAACCTTTTCAATTCATTGAAGAAATGAGAGCTCGGGTAGCAAGGATATGGAGGCCCAAAAAGTTTGATACTGATATCTATGATGGGCTTCATTATGTTCTCATCGATGAAAGG GGCGATGCTATCCATGCTATAATTGATGAATCACATTATCCAGTTGTTAcaaacaaaatggaggaaggcagGGTCTATGACATATTTCGCTGCCATTCAAGAGAGAATGACTTTCCATTCAAAGTTATTGATCATGAGGCACACCTCTCTTTTAACCGGATGACAGAGTTCAAACAAGTTCAAGACTCTTCCTCACCGATTCCACAATATGCATTCAACCTCCTTGAGTTCAGTGAGTTAGATGACAAAAAAGAAGATCAGATAGTTCTGATAG ATGTTTATGGTTGTGTGAAGTCAATCATGCCAGAGTCCCAGGTCTTTGTgaggaacaaagaaaaaatggaATCAAAGTGTGAAATAACCTTGGAAAATCTCAG GAGAGAGGATGTTAAAATCACTCTGTGGGGCGATAATGCCAGACAATTTGATGTACAAGCTGTTCAAAATCGTTCTCCACCGATCTTAGCAGTATTTACAAGCTTGCGGATTACTGAATTCCAAC AACGAATCACATTGTCTGGAACGAATCATACCTGCATGATTGTAGACCCGCAAATTCCTCAAAGACAAGAATACAGAAATGA ATTCTCCAAGCCAGGTGACAAAGTAAAGATTCTTGCTATCCCATTTAAACAGGCAACTCAAGAAGAGCTCAAAGATCGACCAAAAAAAACAGTATCAGAGTTGAACATGCTTAATCCACGCCTGTACAAC AACAAGCCTGTTTGCTGCAGGGCTAAAATCGCTAGATTCTCAACACACAATAGCTGGTGGTATAACGGTTGTCCATTCTGCCGCAAGCAGCTTCAACAGAAACAAAATTCTAATGAAATGAGTTGTATTAAACATAAAACACAACAGCCTTTGCCATAG
- the LOC112201408 gene encoding uncharacterized protein LOC112201408: protein MGEAAEQLFGITCPELLNKQQEPTRQALPKEIENTIGQQYLFEIQPKSHGELIVKSISPDPESFVAASEQHPTTATPDHTSTERKRTVETSKKALFTTEQEKKTKRQSRHQGTTSSSLQSEQHESQTSR from the exons ATGGGAGAAGCAGCTGAACAACTCTTTGGCATTACCTGTCCAGAATTACTAAACAAACAACAAGAACCTACAAGACAAGCATTGCCAAAGGAGATTGAAAATACAATCGGCCAACAATACCTCTTCGAGATTCAACCAAAATCTCATGGTGAACTGATTGTGAAATCTATTTCTCCAGATCCAGAAAGTTTTGTAGCAGCATCAGAACAACATCCAACAACCGCAACACCCGATCATACTagcacagaaagaaaaagaacagtGGAAACAAGTAAGAAAGCACTCTTCACCACTGAACAAGAGAAAAAAACCAAaag GCAATCCCGGCATCAAGGAACTACATCATCATCCCTTCAAAGCGAGCAACATGAATCACAAACAAGTCGCTGA